AGACCTTCGCGCCGCTCGGACTGAAGAAGATCCAGGCCGCGACGCTGGAGAACCTGCGTCGCGAGTTGATCTAAGTCTGCTCGAAGTCGGGGGCCTCGATCAGCGCCAGGGTCCCGACCACCACGGTGCGCATCGACCACACAAACATCCCATCGGGTCCGCGGTCGATCGTGTCGTAGGCCCCGGGCAGGGTGTCGAGGTCGGTGCGCGCGGCAATCGCGTCGTCGTACTCACGATCGCGTCGGGCATCGTTGTACACGATCTCCGCCAAGGCCAGAGCGTGCTCGACGACGGTGATGACGGCCCACGTCGCTTGCTTCGGAGTGAGGTCGTAGCGCAGTCGATAGCGCGTCTGCACGACGTCGGCCATCCGAAGAGCGTCGATGGAACTGGGAGTCAGACCGATCAGATACTCCGCGATGCCCGGGTTGGAATGAACCAGCTCGCGCATCGCGGAGGCGAGTGTCAGTAGTGCGTCGTGCATCGATTCGTCGTCACCGGGAAGCGGCGGCGACCACCGGCGCAGAATTTCTTCCGCCACCAGGGCCTTGAGCGCGCACAGATCCTCGATGTTGTTGTAGATCGCGACGATCGAAACACCCAGGCTCTGGGCCACCGACTTCACCGTCACCCTGGGCAGAGTCAGCGCGATGCCCGCCTCGGCCATGGTCTCGGCGGTGACGCGACGCTTGCGAGGGGAGGGGCTCGCAGGCGGCTTCATGCCCACAGGGTACGGGTGGTCAGAACTGACGGATCCTCAGACGCCGGGCTCTAGAATCGCGGCGTGTCCTTCACCTCCGCGCTACCCGTGACCGACGGGGATCGGTCGTTGGTCGAACTGGCCAGGCAGACAATCGATTCGTCGACGGATACCGGACCTGATGAGGACGGCATCCACACGATGGGTGCGGCGGTGAGAGTGGCGGACGGCCGAACCTTCGCCGGGGTGAATCTCTATCACTTCACCGGTGGCCCGTGCGCAGAAACCGTCGCGCTTGCAGCGGCTCGGGCGGCCGGTGCGACCGAGCCGACTCACATCGTGGCGGTCGGCAACCACGGGCGCGGGGTGAAGAGCCCGTGCGGCAAGGATCGTCAGATCTTCGCCGACCTCTATCCCCTGATGCGCGTGATCATCGATTCGCCCGACGGCCTCGTCAGCGTTCTCGCCGGCGAACTCCTCCCCGCCGCATACGACCATGGCGCGGAGCAACGCTGATCCTCGTTGCCGAGGGCGAACCGTCGTGCGGCATCGCCGGAAGGTACTGCGCTGAGTGTCCACTATTCGTCACCGCAGGCGCGATCCCGTGTCTGCCGCGAAATTGTGGACACTCAGAGCGGTATGTCGATTCGACGCGCAGTGAATCACAGCGATCCGAGGTGCGGCTACGCTGGTGTTCGCTTCGAACCCACGCGAGAGGACGGCACAGTGCAACCCGGTGAGCAGCCCGACATGGCATCGATCCTGCAGCAGGCCCAGCAGATGCAGCAGCAGCTGATGGCGGCGCAGGCGGAGATCGCGGAGACCGAAGTGACCGGCCAGGCGGGCGGCGGACTCGTCGTCGCCACCGTCAAAGGGACCGGTGAGGTGGTCGGGCTGACCATCGACCCCAAGGTCGTCGACCCCGAAGACATCGAGACCCTTCAGGACCTGGTGATCGGCGCTATCGCCGATGCGTCGAAGGCAGCGCAGAACGTGGCGAGCGAAAAGCTCGGCCCCCTCGCGGGTGGTCTCGGTGGCATGCCCGGCCTGCCCGGGTTCTAGGCGAGAAGAGTGTACGAAGGTCCGGTACAGGATCTGATCGACGAACTCGGCAAGTTTCCCGGGGTCGGTCCGAAGAGCGCTCAGCGCATAGCCTTTCATCTCCTCGGCGTCGAGCCTCCCGAGGTGGATCGGCTCATGCGCGCGCTGCAGCGCATTCGTGACGGTGTTCAGTTCTGCATCGTCTGTGGCACGGTCTCGGACAAGGAGTTGTGCCGAATCTGCTCGGACTCGCGCCGTGACCGATCCATGATCTGCGTCGTCGAAGAGCCCAAAGATGTTCAGGCCGTTGAACGTACGCGGGAGTTCAAAGGCCGCTACCACGTGCTCGGTGGGGCGCTCGATCCACTCAACGGCGTCGGTCCGGACCAGCTGCGCATCCGGGAGTTGTTGACCCGCGTGGGAACTCAGGACGACGGAGTGGACGTCACCGAGGTCATCATCGCCACCGACCCCAACACCGAGGGCGAAGCAACGGCCACCTATCTGGTCCGCATGATGCGAGACTTCCCCGGCCTGGCCATTACCCGCCTCGCCTCCGGCCTGCCGATGGGTGGAGATCTCGAATTCGCCGACGAGTTGACGCTGGGGCGTGCGTTGACCGGTAGGCGACGTATGTGAGTGCCTGCGGCAGTGGTGTGGTTAAGTGCCCCAGGCGGGACTCAACCACACCACTGCCACGGCACTTGTCGTACCCCAGGTGCATCATCCCGCCATGGACAACGACGAGACCCAGCTGTTCCGCTCGCTGCTCGATGCCCAACATGGCGTAATGACCACTGTGCAGCTTCGCGCGTGCGGATTCACGCCGAAGGCCATCGGCCATTCTGTCGAGACCGGTCAGTGGCTGCGGGTGTTTCGTAACGTCATCTGCGTGACCAACGGTCCGATGAGCCGGCAGATGGAGCTGCAGGCGGCGTTGTTGTACGGGGGCGGCAGCGCAATCCTGAGTCATGACACTGCCGCGCACGAGTGGGGGATGTTGCGTCGGCCTGCAGGCCCCATCCATCTGACTGTGCCGCGCAATTGCTCTGCCATCAGCCAGCCGCCGACGTGGCGGCATGTCTTGATTCGGCCGACTTCGCTCAGCAATGCGTGTATCCATCCCGGCGTTGTGTTGCACCGGTCATTGGCCATCGAACACATCGGTGTCGACACGGATCCGCGTCGGACGAGCAAAGAAGACACGGTCTTGGACTTGGCTGTGTCCGAAGCGACGGCGCACGAGGCCGCAGCTGTCTTCGTCTCGGCGATGACCAACGGGAGGGTGTCCGTCGCGGCGATGCGCCGGAAGATCGAATTGCGGCGGCCGAGGAGGTACAAGAAAATCCTGCTCGACGCCCTGTCGCTGCTGGCTGGTGGCGTCCAGTCGGTACTCGAATTCAGGTACGCAACCGATGTGGAACGGGCGCACGGGTTGCCGTCCGGACGTCGTCAAGCGCCCCATCTCGTCGGTGATCGGGTGCTGTTCGAGGATGTCGAATATGCCGAAGGTGGTCTGATCGTTCGCCTCGACGGTCAGCAGTTCCACTCGGCGAGGAATGTCAGGTTTCGAGACCGTCTGCGAGACAACGCCGCCGAACTCAGCGATCGCGCTCGGCTGGTCTACGGGTGGCAGGAAGTAAGTCAAGACCCATGTGGGGTGTACCGCGAGGTGCGCGAGGTCTTGGTGCGGGAGGGGTGGACAGATGCGTCGTATGCGTGCGAGCGCTGCGCAGTGGTGCGATTGAGTGCCGCCCAGGGCACTTAATCGCACCACTGCCGCAGGCACTAACGCAGCCGCTCCTCGCGCAAGCGAACAACCTCGGGCAGGTCGAGGGGAGCGAGCGTGGTGCCCAAGGCACGCTCCAGCAAGTAGTCCGCCAACTCCGGGTTTCGGGCGAGTACCGGCCCGTGCATGTACGTGCCCAGTACCGAACCCTGCACGACGCCTTCGCGTCCGTCGCCGACACCGTTGCCGACGCCGTGCGTGACCTTGGCGAGTGGGGACGCGTCCAGGCCGAGAGTTGTTCCACCGCGGTGGTTCTCGAATCCGGTGAGTTTCTGAGTGAGGCCGTCGAGTGCAGGCTCGGTGACGACCTCGCCGATCGAACGTGTGGCCTGAGGTGCGGTGGTGACGTCGAACAGTGAGATGCCGTCGACACGTTCGCCTGCGGAGGTCTCGTACCAGTGGCCGAGTACCTGGATCGCGGCGCAGATCGCCAGCACGGGGGCACCGCGAGCCGCGGCGTTCTGCAATCCGGGATATCGGGTGAGGTGACGAGTCGCCAGGCGTTGAGCCGAATCCTCTGCTCCACCAAGGGTGTAAACGTCGAGTGAATCGGGAACCGGATCGCTCAGGGTGATCTGGACGACTTCGGCGTCGATATCGCGCATGCGCAGCCGCTGTCGCAGAATGAGCGCGTTGCCGTTGTCGCCGTACGTGCCCATCACGTCGGGCAGAACGAGGCCGATGCGAACGGTGGACTCAGACATCTTTCACCTCACGTGCCAGCGCGCGACCGAGGTCGCGGAACGCGGTGTAGTTGGCGAGTACCTCGACGCGTCCCGGCGGGCAGGAAGCAATGGCCCGCAACGGATCTGCGACGGTGGTGTGCTGCGAGCCCGCGTAGAGCAGTCGGACTCCGAGGTCGGTTGCGCGTTCACCGGCGGCGACCACGGCGACGTTCTCGAAGTGCTCGAAGCGAACGTCCCACAGCCACGACAGGTCCTCGCCGTCCGGTACCTGACCGTTGACGGCGATGACGAGTCCGTCGCAGGTGGGGTCGATCATCGACAGCGCCTCTTGCCATCCGGCGGGGTTCTTCGCGAGAAGCATTCGGACGGAATGTGATCCGTACTGAATGGTGGAGTAGCGCCCGGCGACCTCATCGACGCTCGACGCGGCGGCGACGGCATCTTCTGCGTTCGCGCCCAGCGTCACTGCTGCGGCTACTGCTTGAGCTGCGTTGCCGCGGTTGGCTTTTCCTGGCAGCGACAACGTCATCGGTAGGACGAGCCCGTCGGGACCGTAGAGATTCTCGTCGTCGAGCCACCAATCCGGCGTCGGACGTTTGAAGTCGCTGCCGGTGCTGTACCAGTGCTCGCCCTCCCACAGGATGGGCTCGCCCGTGCGGGGACAGCTGACCGAGTCGCCTGCCCACCCGCCACCGGCGGCGACCCATACGACGTTCGGGGCGTCGAATGCCGCCGACGTAACCAGTACGTCGTCGCAGTTGGCGATGACGACGGTCTCCGGGTGCCGGGCCAATCCGGCGCGCAGCTTGCGTTCGATCATGTTGATCTCGCCCACGCGGTCGAGCTGATCGCGACTGAGATTGAGCAATACGATGGCC
The nucleotide sequence above comes from Rhodococcoides fascians A25f. Encoded proteins:
- a CDS encoding YbaB/EbfC family nucleoid-associated protein, with the translated sequence MASILQQAQQMQQQLMAAQAEIAETEVTGQAGGGLVVATVKGTGEVVGLTIDPKVVDPEDIETLQDLVIGAIADASKAAQNVASEKLGPLAGGLGGMPGLPGF
- a CDS encoding Mur ligase family protein — translated: MVEVGERRRIGARGRVALRAAELATWASRKAGRGKGSMIGGLVALKIDPNILGGLGRGRRTVIVTGTNGKSTTTRMTAAALATLGDVATQADGANMDAGIVAALHAHFDAELAALEVDELHVPHVSDAVDPAAIVLLNLSRDQLDRVGEINMIERKLRAGLARHPETVVIANCDDVLVTSAAFDAPNVVWVAAGGGWAGDSVSCPRTGEPILWEGEHWYSTGSDFKRPTPDWWLDDENLYGPDGLVLPMTLSLPGKANRGNAAQAVAAAVTLGANAEDAVAAASSVDEVAGRYSTIQYGSHSVRMLLAKNPAGWQEALSMIDPTCDGLVIAVNGQVPDGEDLSWLWDVRFEHFENVAVVAAGERATDLGVRLLYAGSQHTTVADPLRAIASCPPGRVEVLANYTAFRDLGRALAREVKDV
- a CDS encoding type 1 glutamine amidotransferase, whose product is MSESTVRIGLVLPDVMGTYGDNGNALILRQRLRMRDIDAEVVQITLSDPVPDSLDVYTLGGAEDSAQRLATRHLTRYPGLQNAAARGAPVLAICAAIQVLGHWYETSAGERVDGISLFDVTTAPQATRSIGEVVTEPALDGLTQKLTGFENHRGGTTLGLDASPLAKVTHGVGNGVGDGREGVVQGSVLGTYMHGPVLARNPELADYLLERALGTTLAPLDLPEVVRLREERLR
- the recR gene encoding recombination mediator RecR: MYEGPVQDLIDELGKFPGVGPKSAQRIAFHLLGVEPPEVDRLMRALQRIRDGVQFCIVCGTVSDKELCRICSDSRRDRSMICVVEEPKDVQAVERTREFKGRYHVLGGALDPLNGVGPDQLRIRELLTRVGTQDDGVDVTEVIIATDPNTEGEATATYLVRMMRDFPGLAITRLASGLPMGGDLEFADELTLGRALTGRRRM